atctatATTTTGTAATCTCCAAAATGTTTTTCTGAAAATATATATCTAATTTACCGAAGAAAATGACAAGTCGGAATTAATATGAAAGTGAAATGAAGAAGAGAATATATAGAATGTGGTAATTGTAGAAGCCAAAACTACCAAAACTAGTAGCTGTCTGCTTGGGAGGTTTCTCACGAGCCTTGTGGGGGGTTAGTTAGCCGACACCCTCCAACTCCTTATGTATACACCATTTCCACGGTTCTCTGCTAACCTATATCTGTAAGCAAACATCCATTTAACGCATACCAAATAATTAAAACCAGCAGTAATGGCTCCTTCAACTCTCACAGAGCTTGCAGGGAAGGAAACCTTACAGGCAAGCTTTGTTCGTGATGAAGATGAGCGTCCTAAGGTTGCTTACAACCAATTCAGCGATGAAATCCCTGTGATCTCTCTTGCCGGCATCAATGATGTAGGTGAAAATAGGACGGAGATATGCCAGAAAATCGTGGAGGCTTGTGAAAATTGGGGTATCTTCCAGGTCGTGGATCATGGTGTCGACACTAAACTCATTTCTGAGATGACCGGTCTTGCCAGAGAGTTCTTCGCTTTGCCCGCCGAAGATAAGCTTCGGTTCAATATGTCTGGTGGCAAGAAAGGTGGGTTCATCGTCTCCAGTCACCTCCAGGTAAATATATTCATCACTCAACTCCCTATCTCTTCTCTCCTTTTTTGCTTTAACGACTTATTGCTTAAATTTTATAAGATACCACTTCTGGCTGATTTAGTCCTTTATATAGTCAATGGGAGCGTCGAGATTGATCATGTTTGTTAATTACAGGGAGAAACGGTGCAAGATTGGCGGGAGATTGTGACCTACTTCTCGTACCCAATTAAGAGCCGGGACTATTCAAGGTGGCCTGATATGCCAGAGAGGTGGATTGAGGTGACAAAGGAGTACAGTGATAAATTGATGGGCCTAGCTTGCAAGCTTCTTGAAGTGTTATCAGAAGCAATGGGATTGGAGAAAGAAGCATTGAGCAAGGCATGCGTGGAGATGGACCAGAAAGTGGTGGTTAACTTCTACCCTAAGTGCCCACAACCTGATCTCACTCTGGGACTCAAGCGCCACACTGACCCCGGGACTATCACGCTGTTGCTCCAAGATCAAGTTGGTGGGCTTCAAGCCACCAGGGACAATGGCAATACTTGGATCACTGTTCAACCTGTTGAAGGGGCATTTGTGGTCAACCTTGGAGATCATGGCCATGTAAGTCTAACTGCTTGCCTTATTTGCATTGTTGTCGGTACAAAAAGTTTTTATAATAAAAGTAATTTTAAATggataaaatgtttatttttttaaagttataatTTG
This is a stretch of genomic DNA from Gossypium arboreum isolate Shixiya-1 chromosome 11, ASM2569848v2, whole genome shotgun sequence. It encodes these proteins:
- the LOC108474291 gene encoding naringenin,2-oxoglutarate 3-dioxygenase-like; translated protein: MAPSTLTELAGKETLQASFVRDEDERPKVAYNQFSDEIPVISLAGINDVGENRTEICQKIVEACENWGIFQVVDHGVDTKLISEMTGLAREFFALPAEDKLRFNMSGGKKGGFIVSSHLQGETVQDWREIVTYFSYPIKSRDYSRWPDMPERWIEVTKEYSDKLMGLACKLLEVLSEAMGLEKEALSKACVEMDQKVVVNFYPKCPQPDLTLGLKRHTDPGTITLLLQDQVGGLQATRDNGNTWITVQPVEGAFVVNLGDHGHYLSNGRFKNADHQAVVNSDCSRLSIATFQNPAPDATVYPLKIREGEKPILEEPITFSEMYRRKMSKDLELAMLKKLAKEQQMETTKKPELETKPLEQILA